A window of the Vespa crabro chromosome 8, iyVesCrab1.2, whole genome shotgun sequence genome harbors these coding sequences:
- the LOC124426095 gene encoding sterol carrier protein 2, with protein sequence MKMNLKKKVYVIGVGMTKFEKPGKQDGLDYPELGKQALNNALKDANVPYSDIKAACVGYVYGDSTCGQRVIYEVGLSGCPVYNVNNNCSTGSTALILAKQIIESGNANCALALGFEKMDRGSLTSKFLDRTNPMDKHVELMADIFGINERPITAQMFGNAGIEHMKKYGTKPEHFAKIAYKNHLHSVNNPYSQFQEKYTLEQIMKSPNVFGPLTKLQCCPTSDGAAAAILANEDFVHKHGLESQAVEIVGMEMSTDLPSTFSEHSCIKLIGYDMTKNAAEKVFTLTKYRPIDVDVIELHDCFSTNELITYEALGLCPPGQGGQLVDSGNNTYGGKYVINPSGGLISKGHPLGATGIAQCAELCWQLRGQAGKRQVPGAKLALQHNIGLGGAVIVALYKLGFPENSTIPATKAITQTSASSGGVTQNKTGSVNPNIFKASPFFKLFEVAMKEDTEGLIEKARGIYGIKIINGPGGAEGYWVINAKTGKGSVEFNGKTKPDIIFTLDDNDVMDFISGKLNPQKAFFQGKVKIQGNMSLAMKLINLQNHASKKIELLRSRL encoded by the exons ATGaagatgaatttaaaaaaaaaagtatatgtaaTTGGTGTTGGGATGACCAAATTTGAAAAACCCGGAAAGCAAGATGGACTGGATTATCCAGAATTGGGGAAACAAGCGTTAAATAATGCTTTGAAAGATGCAAATGTTCCATATAGCGATATAAAAGCCGCTTGCGTTGGATATGTATATGGAGATTCAACTTGTGGTCAAAGAGTTATATATGAAGTAGGATTGAGCGGTTGTCCtgtttataatgtaaataacaaTTGTTCAACTGGATCAACTGCATTAATTCTGGCTAAACAAATAATCGAAAGTGGAAATGCCAATTGTGCTTTAGCTCTCGGTTTTGAAAAAATGGACCGAGGTTCATTGACAAGCAAATTTTTAGATCGTACAAATCCAATGGACAAACATGTAGAACTAATGGCTGATATTTTTG gAATAAATGAACGTCCAATTACTGCACAAATGTTTGGTAATGCTGGTATTGAACACATGAAGAAATATGGAACAAAACCTGAACATTTTGCAAAAATTgcttataaaaatcatttacatTCTGTAAACAATCCATATTCTCAGTTTCAAGAAAAGTATACTTTAGAACAAATAATGAAGTCCCCAAATGTATTTGGACCTCTTACAAAACTTCAATGTTGTCCAACTTCTGATGGTGCAGCAGCTGCTATTTTAGCCAATGAAGATTTTGTTCATAAACATGGCTTGGAATCACAAGCAGTAGAAATTGTAGGAATGGAAATGTCTACAGATTTGCCATCTACATTCTCAGAGCACAGTTGCATTAAACTTATTGG ATATGATATGACAAAAAATGCTGCGGAAAAAGTTTTCACATTAACTAAGTATAGACCAATAGATGTAGATGTAATAGAGTTGCATGATTGCTTTTCAACCAATGAACTGATCACTTATGAAGCTTTAGGACTTTGTCCTCCAGGTCAAGGGGGACAACTTGTGGATTCTGGAAATAATACATATGGTGGAAAGTATGTCATAAATCCTAGCGGTGGTTTAATCTCAAAAGGACATCCTTTAGGTGCTACAGGTATAGCACAATGTGCAGAACTTTGTTGGCAACTCCGAGGACAAGCTGGGAAACGACAAGTGCCAGGAGCAAAATTAGCATTACAACATAACATAGGTTTAGGTGGTGCTGTCATAGTTGCTTTATATAAATTAGGTTTTCCTGAAAATTCGACTATTCCCGCAACAAAAGCCATTACCCAAACTTCAGCATCTTCCGGTGGTGTTACTCAGAACAAAACTGGCAGTGTTAatccaaatattttcaaagctagtccattttttaaattattcgaagTTGCAATGAAAGAAGATACAGAGGGGTTGATAGAAAAAGCTCGTGGAATTTatggaattaaaattataaatggaCCTGGAGGTGCAGAAGGATATTGGGTAATAAATGCTAAAACAGGCAAGGGATCAGTGGAATTTAATGGTAAAACCAAAcctgatattatatttactctcgatgataatgatgtaATGGATTTTATCTCAGGAAAATTAAATCCCCAGAAAGCATTCTTTCAAGGTAAAGTAAAAATTCAGGGTAATATGAGTCTtgcaatgaaattaattaatttacaaaatcaTGCAAGCAAGAAAATCGAATTACTTCGCtctcgattataa
- the LOC124426343 gene encoding keratin, type I cytoskeletal 9-like yields the protein MENRKSKKRTSKKNNMFGNWVSDGQYEQSNNTMSNMEYPQVLWQPGIQSHIPNHNGQRLFAAMSDPSVCGYSPMPMTYTMEPVSLPTMYRLYQPMPYGVHNVHGRLKQKFYPKPPVIPNGYTSLQENKTSSTVLSSYQNGDYASLPPVANKSNGINEDEISSEHRRYSDPGLGPTEPPVHSQDDESDSVDSSSSITTIGRSNKLVLSLIEQMAELKKSNGQLFKELSEAKFELETMKLKFSEYKHSSDYQPGMLSDLIREIREANKMCEEGLVIKVQSMMEEKHNQRLTEIDILKGQVSKLVKEKEETERRVSKLEKEVTALKSSVNNEGREIAAFEEETLALRRELQEALATRNLADGTKHGTKCVNVVSRSVTPVIFETPRITSTPVRTALTETCNLVPAISSSIPSTSVVSDLRSRSSELALLLVRDNKEEEEGSLRKFGLTESIDEGKGDDKMAAVIAERQLSAVFSVPTEEAAIDGVEHLESVKENRRNERIDEAERTRAGGGGGGGGGGGGGGGGGGIGAGAGAGVNVSQRRSSSRRSRRKRAAAMRMIDDNGGTGGGRVGVGVGVGVGVGIGGGGGGGGGGGGGGGSNQITRATVAEECSLRHKDFEKQFTISSSPIVYDSKKETETKSEEEEEPRRSPRDRLVEIIPEVTVVDGGSFVPKDLCSGAGILTSRVLTAPSRATYTTAYI from the exons ATGGAGAACAG gaaaagtaaaaaacgtacaagtaaaaagaataatatgttTGGTAATTGGGTGAGTGATGGGCAATATGAACAAAGTAATAACACAATGTCAAACATGGAATATCCACAAGTTTTATGGCAACCAGGAATTCAATCTCATATACCGAATCATAATGGACAACGTTTATTCGCAGCAATGTCAGATCCTAGTGTTTGTGGTTATTCACCAATGCCAATGACATATACGATGGAACCTGTATCACTTCCAACTATGTATAGATTATATCAACCAATGCCTTATGGTGTACATAATGTTCATGGTAGACTGAAGCAAAAGTTTTATCCCAAACCTCCAGTTATTCCAAATGGATATACTAGTCTGCAAGAGAATAAAACTAGTTCTACGGTATTATCGTCTTATCAGAATGGAGATTATGCTAGTTTACCACCAGTAGCTAATAAAAGTAATGGAATTAATGAAGATGAGATAAGTTCAGAACATAGGAGATATTCAGATCCAGGTTTAGGACCTACAGAACCTCCTGTACATAGTCAGGATGATGAATCGGATAGTGTTGATAGCAGTAGCTCTATTACAACTATTGGTCGGAGTAACAAATTAGTTTTATCTCTCATTGAACAG atggcagaattgaaaaaaagcaATGGTCAACTTTTCAAAGAACTTAGTGAGGCTAAATTCGAATTAGagacaatgaaattaaaattttcagaaTATAAACATAGTTCTGATTATCAACCAGGAATGTTGTCAG ATCTTATTCGCGAGATCAGGGAAGCGAATAAAATGTGCGAGGAAGGATTAGTGATAAAAGTACAATCTATGATGGAGGAGAAACATAATCAAAGATTAacagaaatagatatattaaag GGCCAAGTGTCGAAGCTCgtaaaggagaaggaggaaaccGAACGACGAGTGTCTAAGTTGGAGAAAGAAGTAACTGCACTGAAGTCGAGCGTAAA CAACGAGGGTCGAGAGATAGCAGCTTTCGAGGAGGAAACTTTGGCCTTGCGACGGGAACTACAGGAGGCACTGGCTACTCGGAACCTGGCCGATGGGACAAAGCACGGGACAAAGTGCGTAAACGTGGTATCAAGATCTGTCACGCCTGTAATTTTCGAAACGCCCCGTATAACGAGCACCCCCGTGCGTACCGCTCTTACCGAGACCTGCAACCTCGTTCCCGCCATCTCCTCCTCGATTCCCAGCACGTCCGTCGTCTCCGATCTCCGTTCTCGATCATCGGAGTTGGCCCTTCTTCTCGTCCGGGATAataaagaggaggaggagggcaGCTTGCGAAAATTCGGCTTAACCGAGTCTATTGACGAGGGGAAAGGAGACGACAAAATGGCCGCCGTCATAGCCGAGAGACAATTATCGGCTGTGTTTTCGGTTCCAACTGAGGAGGCTGCCATCGACGGGGTAGAACATTTAGAGTCCGTGAAAGAGAATCGGCGAAACGAGAGAATCGACGAGGCTGAGAGAACGAGAGCtggcggaggaggaggaggaggaggaggaggaggaggaggaggaggaggaggaggaattgGAGCTGGAGCTGGTGCTGGAGTTAACGTCAGCCAAAGAAGATCTTCATCAAGGAGATCTCGCAGGAAAAGAGCTGCCGCGATGAGAATGATTGATGATAACGGAGGaacaggaggaggaagagtaggagtaggagtaggagtaggagtaggagtaggaataggaggaggaggaggaggaggaggaggaggaggaggaggaggaggatccAATCAGATAACGCGAGCAACGGTAGCAGAGGAATGCTCACTTCGTCATAAAGACTTTGAGAAACAGTTCACAATCTCGTCCTCCCCGATCGTTTATGAttcgaagaaagagacagagacaaaatccgaggaagaagaggaacctCGTCGTTCTCCTCGCGATCGCCTCGTCGAGATCATACCGGAGGTCACCGTCGTTGACGGTGGCTCCTTCGTACCGAAAGATCTTTGTTCGGGAGCGGGAATCCTGACCTCCAGAGTCCTGACAGCACCTTCACGCGCCACCTACACCACCGCCTACATTTAG
- the LOC124426184 gene encoding corepressor interacting with RBPJ 1-like, which produces MDDLRKKAKVTINDDGDEEERVVSSSANRRSTCPSFGVASLGKRCRPSKKTSPSSSSSSSSSSSSSSSSATSKLENEPETEEDEEIDLDNDEDVTSKRQKDIKNRSDSKLTTIHDNCMNLSGPVTDL; this is translated from the coding sequence ATGGACGATCTGCGAAAAAAGGCGAAGGTCACCATAaatgacgacggcgacgaaGAAGAACGTGTCGTCTCCTCTTCTGCCAATCGTCGTTCTACCTGTCCTTCGTTCGGCGTTGCTTCTTTGGGAAAACGATGTCGTCCATCGAAAAAAACTTCCccatcttcgtcttcgtcgtcgtcgtcgtcgtcgtcgtcgtcgtcatcctcGGCAACGTCGAAACTCGAGAACGAACCTGAGACCGAAGAAGATGAGGAGATCGATCTAGACAACGACGAGGATGTCACGTCGAAAAGGCAAAAGGATATTAAGAATCGTTCAGATTCTAAGCTAACGACTATACATGACAATTGTATGAATCTTTCAGGACCCGTTACTgatctttaa
- the LOC124426344 gene encoding kelch domain-containing protein 4 — translation MGKKDKNKKKLSGTAKTAIKTEKKLNAKQKKELAALGEEDIEKVIADIEREEARRQRVVEVVVEPPSRRVNFSFIAHPFKDELIMFGGEFHDGQKTTVYGDMFTYNLNKKEWTVIKAPGAPPPRCGHQAIVTSTNKGEMWIFGGEFSSPSELQFYHYKDLWVYRMGEKKWEKIISPGGPSARSGHRMIHMKKKLIVFGGFYDNLRDCKYYNDIYMFNLETYTWHKIECSGNPPAPRSGCIMLPTSEKLLVYGGYSKEKVKAGVDKGQIHTDMFLLSPDKNDQTGLKWKWILTKQTGLKCSPRCGMTGILIQPHIAYAFGGVFDNIDDEEELQGTFYNDLLSLDLEKFQWHEVTLTGKREPPGQRKKEKTQKENHVDECNLHGDNENNDICDNSLTDTTNSNKLVQTPVTYIDENEIFTLTVSSSGPCNTQTNSMEKIENIFFPSPRINPGLVVKNNILYLYGGMLEVGDKQYTFNDFYSLDCRKMDEWKTIIHDDLSSQEWHNTSSSDSEEEDEDEDDDDTSNNSSSNEQ, via the exons atggggaaaaaagataaaaataagaaaaagttaaGTGGCACGGCAAAAACGGCAattaaaacggaaaaaaaattaaatgctaaacagaagaaagaattaGCAGCTCTTGGAGAG GAGGATATAGAAAAAGTTATTGCCGATATTGAACGGGAAGAAGCTCGTAGACAACGTGTTGTAGAAGTTGTAGTTGAACCACCATCTCGTAgggttaatttttcttttatagctCATCCCTTTAAAGATGAACTTATTATGTTTGGTGGAGAATTCCATGATGGtcaaaaa ACCACTGTATATGGTGACATGTTtacttataatttaaataaaaaagaatggacAGTGATAAAAGCACCAGGTGCTCCACCACCTCGATGCGGTCATCAAGCAATAGTTACTTCTACAAATAAAGGGGAAATGTGGATCTTTGGTGGGGAATTTTCTAGTCCATCagaattacaattttatcatTACAAAGATTTGTGGGTTTATAGAatgggagagaaaaaatgggaaaaaataat ATCTCCTGGAGGCCCCTCAGCCAGAAGTGGTCATAGAATGATTcacatgaaaaagaaattaatagtaTTTGGAGGTTTTTATGATAATCTTAgagattgtaaatattataatgatatttacatGTTTAATTTGGAAACATATACATGGCACAAAATTGAATGCTCTG GAAATCCGCCAGCACCACGTTCTGGATGTATAATGTTACCTACGTCTGAAAAACTACTTGTTTATGGTGGctatagtaaagaaaaagttaaagcAGGAGTTGATAAGGGACAAATTCATACAGACATGTTCTTGTTATCTCCAGata AAAATGATCAGACCGGTCTTAAATGGAAATGGATATTAACGAAACAGACGGGTCTCAAATGTTCTCCTCGCTGTGGTATGACTGGTATTTTAATACAACCACATATAGCATATGCATTTGGTGGAGtttttgataatatagatgatgaagaagaattaCAGGGAACATTCTATAATGATTTGTTATCATtagacttagaaaaattccaatGGCATGAAG ttACATTGACTGGTAAAAGAGAACCACCAGGGcaacgtaaaaaagaaaagacacaAAAGGAAAACCATGTAGACGAATGTAATTTACATGgagataacgaaaataatgatatttgtgATAATTCACTAACAGATACAACTAATTCTAATAAACTCGTACAAACTCCCGTTACTTATATCgacgaaaatgaaatatttaca TTAACAGTTAGTTCAAGTGGTCCATGTAACACACAGACAAATAGTatggaaaaaattgaaaatatattctttccttCACCAAGAATAAATCCTGGACttgttgtaaaaaataatattttgtatttgtatGGTGGTATGCTGGAAGTTGGTGATAAACAATATACTTTCAATGACTTTTATAGTTTAG attGTCGTAAAATGGATGAAtggaaaacaataatacatgATGATTTATCTTCACAAGAATGGCATAACACAAGTAGTTCTGattcagaagaagaagacgaagacgaagacgatgatGACACGAGTAATAATTCCTCTAGTAATgagcaataa